A single Cucumis melo cultivar AY chromosome 4, USDA_Cmelo_AY_1.0, whole genome shotgun sequence DNA region contains:
- the LOC103486227 gene encoding uncharacterized protein LOC103486227 isoform X1 translates to MAGTLLCNASLVSAFLARTSSSKTSLSLPLKSPVFRTSRSSSPSSRTGFFRIYALTSNDIKVGTNLEVDGAPWRVLEFLHVKPGKGAAFVRTKIRNYVTGNTVEKTFRAGSSLEEANVYKEVKQFTYKDGSQFVFMDLNTYEEIRLNAADVGDRTKWLKEGMDCVVLFWNGKVIDFEVPITIQLTVVDVDPGLKGDTAQGGSKPATLETGAVVNVPLFINVGDSIMIDTRTGQYTSRA, encoded by the exons ATGGCTGGAACTCTCCTCTGTAATGCCTCGTTGGTTTCTGCTTTTCTCGCCCGCACCTCATCCTCAAAGACTTCCCTTTCGCTTCCTTTGAAGTCCCCCGTTTTTCGAACCTCGCGCTCTTCCTCCCCAAGTTCGCGTACCGGATTTTTCA GGATTTATGCGTTAACTAGCAACGACATCAAAGTTGGCACCAATCTTGAAGTGGATGGAGCTCCTTGGCGGGTATTag AGTTCCTTCATGTTAAGCCTGGCAAAGGAGCAGCTTTTGTAAGGACCAAAATTCGCAATTACGTGACCGGAAATACGGTTGAGAAGACTTTTCGAGCAGGAAGTTCG CTTGAAGAGGCCAATGTATACAAGGAAGTCAAGCAGTTCACTTACAAAGACGGTTCCCAGTTTGTTTTCATGGACCTG AATACGTATGAAGAGATACGCCTGAATGCAGCAGACGTTGGTGATAGGACAAAGTGGCTAAAAGAAGGAATGGACTGTGTCGTACTGTTTTGGAATGGGAAG GTCATTGATTTTGAGGTTCCCATCACAATTCAGTTGACTGTGGTTGACGTTGATCCTGGACTGAAAGGTGACACGGCACAAG GTGGTTCGAAGCCCGCTACACTTGAAACTGGTGCCGTTGTTAATGTCCCTCTGTTTATAAATGTAGGCGATAGTATTATGATAGATACAAGGACTGGACAATACACGAGCCGAGCATGA
- the LOC103486227 gene encoding uncharacterized protein LOC103486227 isoform X2 yields MAGTLLCNASLVSAFLARTSSSKTSLSLPLKSPVFRTSRSSSPSSRTGFFRIYALTSNDIKVGTNLEVDGAPWRVLEFLHVKPGKGAAFVRTKIRNYVTGNTVEKTFRAGSSLEEANVYKEVKQFTYKDGSQFVFMDLNTYEEIRLNAADVGDRTKWLKEGMDCVVLFWNGKVIDFEVPITIQLTVVDVDPGLKGDTAQEKLLLWVGFNTCNGVLCPDLRGFC; encoded by the exons ATGGCTGGAACTCTCCTCTGTAATGCCTCGTTGGTTTCTGCTTTTCTCGCCCGCACCTCATCCTCAAAGACTTCCCTTTCGCTTCCTTTGAAGTCCCCCGTTTTTCGAACCTCGCGCTCTTCCTCCCCAAGTTCGCGTACCGGATTTTTCA GGATTTATGCGTTAACTAGCAACGACATCAAAGTTGGCACCAATCTTGAAGTGGATGGAGCTCCTTGGCGGGTATTag AGTTCCTTCATGTTAAGCCTGGCAAAGGAGCAGCTTTTGTAAGGACCAAAATTCGCAATTACGTGACCGGAAATACGGTTGAGAAGACTTTTCGAGCAGGAAGTTCG CTTGAAGAGGCCAATGTATACAAGGAAGTCAAGCAGTTCACTTACAAAGACGGTTCCCAGTTTGTTTTCATGGACCTG AATACGTATGAAGAGATACGCCTGAATGCAGCAGACGTTGGTGATAGGACAAAGTGGCTAAAAGAAGGAATGGACTGTGTCGTACTGTTTTGGAATGGGAAG GTCATTGATTTTGAGGTTCCCATCACAATTCAGTTGACTGTGGTTGACGTTGATCCTGGACTGAAAGGTGACACGGCACAAG AGAAGTTATTGCTTTGGGTTGGTTTCAACACTTGTAATGGAGTTTTATGTCCGGATCTGAGGGGATTTTGCTAA
- the LOC103486228 gene encoding probable serine/threonine-protein kinase PBL11 isoform X1: MPCFTVWKTKKKRPDQPVYVKPVNTKEEHLPAMLPEPQLETRSLQSAPPSFRTRVKPIQPVNNKVSSNRARALSAPSYLDAAEQDALGAIDYDAHDEPKLYTGLNKEHKSSGPQPLPLPSPQATASLKISGSFKSVASSSSGPLYSSGPLPLPPTGSLRNFSFEEVSAACHHFSSDRCISEGLSSFIYKASFGDDSSSLRKFEATVSRLYSSNQGLREFVNEVNTLASLEHPNLCKLLGFHARDGSEQRMLVYERLFHGSLDRLLYSRSEGPLIDWNSRMKIALCAAQGLAFLHEEGPFQAMYNEFSTANIQIDKDFSAKLSGYGCVGHIPDSEISNNSVVSQLKLIGASLSVETLERGLLTPKSNVWSFGIVLLELLTGRRNLDNRHPKEERNLVKWSRPFLTDDCRLSLIMDPQLKGRFPSKASRIVADIAQRCLLKEPSERPTMRTIVERLSSIQDVKYSCRFPLQEPASFSGKQISRSPSLNGIITPAPRLSFSPSPPSGARLSVSPSSSRRTMPLTLPPRACSSHSLEELDRQGSRKSSSSAFRRTGVEGF, encoded by the exons atgCCCTGTTTCACTGTTTGGAAGACTAAAAAGAAAAGGCCCGATCAGCCTGTTTACGTTAAACCTGTTAATACTAAGGAGGAGCACTTGCCAGCCATGCTCCCTGAGCCCCAACTTGAAACTAGATCTTTGCAATCTGCACCACCAAGTTTTAGAACCCGAGTAAAACCTATTCAACCAGTTAATAATAAAGTATCCAGCAATAGAGCAAGGGCATTATCTGCTCCCTCGTATCTTGATGCCGCCGAACAGGATGCTCTTGGAGCAATAGATTATGATGCACATGATGAACCAAAGCTTTATACTGGATTGAATAAAGAACATAAATCCTCAGGTCCACAACCACTTCCCCTTCCTTCACCTCAGGCTACTGCTTCTTTGAAGATTTCAGGAAGCTTTAAATCCGTGGCTTCCAGTTCCAGTGGACCATTATATTCGTCCGGACCCTTGCCACTGCCTCCTACGGGATCACTCCGCAACTTCTCATTTGAAGAAGTATCGGCTGCAtgccatcatttttcttctgaTCGGTGCATTTCAGAAGGTCTCTCATCCTTTATTTACAAGGCTTCTTTTGGAGACGATTCTTCTAGCTTAAGAAAGTTTGAGGCCACTGTTTCGCGTCTTTATTCATCAAATCAG GGATTAAGGGAATTTGTCAATGAAGTCAACACGCTGGCCTCTTTAGAACATCCTAACCTCTGTAAACTACTGGGCTTCCATGCACGCGATGGCTCTGAACAGAGGATGTTGGTGTATGAAAGGCTATTTCATGGAAGCTTGGACAGGCTTCTATATTCGAGGTCTGAAGGACCCCTCATTGACTGGAATTCAAGAATGAAAATTGCATTATGTGCTGCCCAAGGTCTGGCTTTCTTACACGAAGAAGGACCTTTCCAG GCAATGTACAATGAATTTTCGACTGCCAACATACAGATTGACAAAGACTTCAGTGCAAAACTTTCTGGATATGGTTGTGTTGGACATATTCCCGATTCAGAGATATCCAACAATTCAGTGGTTAGTCAACTGAAATTG ATTGGTGCAAGTCTATCTGTGGAAACCTTGGAGAGAGGGTTGCTTACTCCTAAGAGCAATGTCTGgagttttggaattgttcttCTGGAACTACTTACCGGTAGGAGGAATCTCGATAACCGTCATCCTAAGGAAGAGCGGAACTTAGTTAAATGGAGCCGGCCTTTCCTCACTGATGATTGTCGACTATCCCTGATTATGGATCCCCAGCTAAAAGGACGCTTCCCATCTAAAGCATCAAGGATAGTGGCTGACATAGCACAAAGATGTCTTCTGAAGGAACCATCTGAAAGGCCCACGATGAGAACAATTGTTGAACGTCTTAGCAGCATACAAGACGTAAAGTACTCCTGTCGTTTTCCTTTGCAAGAACCTGCATCATTTTCTGGAAAACAGATTTCAAGGTCTCCGAGCCTTAATGGCATCATCACCCCAGCGCCCAGGTTGAGTTTCTCACCTTCACCTCCTTCAGGTGCACGGCTGTCTGTTTCTCCATCTTCATCTAGGCGAACCATGCCATTAACTCTTCCACCACGTGCTTGTTCCTCGCACTCACTTGAGGAGCTTGACAGACAGGGAAGCCGAAAATCATCGTCATCGGCCTTTCGGCGAACAGGGGTTGAAGGATTTTGA
- the LOC103486228 gene encoding probable serine/threonine-protein kinase PBL11 isoform X2, protein MPCFTVWKTKKKRPDQPVYVKPVNTKEEHLPAMLPEPQLETRSLQSAPPSFRTRVKPIQPVNNKVSSNRARALSAPSYLDAAEQDALGAIDYDAHDEPKLYTGLNKEHKSSGPQPLPLPSPQATASLKISGSFKSVASSSSGPLYSSGPLPLPPTGSLRNFSFEEVSAACHHFSSDRCISEGLSSFIYKASFGDDSSSLRKFEATVSRLYSSNQGLREFVNEVNTLASLEHPNLCKLLGFHARDGSEQRMLVYERLFHGSLDRLLYSRSEGPLIDWNSRMKIALCAAQGLAFLHEEGPFQAMYNEFSTANIQIDKDFSAKLSGYGCVGHIPDSEISNNSVIGASLSVETLERGLLTPKSNVWSFGIVLLELLTGRRNLDNRHPKEERNLVKWSRPFLTDDCRLSLIMDPQLKGRFPSKASRIVADIAQRCLLKEPSERPTMRTIVERLSSIQDVKYSCRFPLQEPASFSGKQISRSPSLNGIITPAPRLSFSPSPPSGARLSVSPSSSRRTMPLTLPPRACSSHSLEELDRQGSRKSSSSAFRRTGVEGF, encoded by the exons atgCCCTGTTTCACTGTTTGGAAGACTAAAAAGAAAAGGCCCGATCAGCCTGTTTACGTTAAACCTGTTAATACTAAGGAGGAGCACTTGCCAGCCATGCTCCCTGAGCCCCAACTTGAAACTAGATCTTTGCAATCTGCACCACCAAGTTTTAGAACCCGAGTAAAACCTATTCAACCAGTTAATAATAAAGTATCCAGCAATAGAGCAAGGGCATTATCTGCTCCCTCGTATCTTGATGCCGCCGAACAGGATGCTCTTGGAGCAATAGATTATGATGCACATGATGAACCAAAGCTTTATACTGGATTGAATAAAGAACATAAATCCTCAGGTCCACAACCACTTCCCCTTCCTTCACCTCAGGCTACTGCTTCTTTGAAGATTTCAGGAAGCTTTAAATCCGTGGCTTCCAGTTCCAGTGGACCATTATATTCGTCCGGACCCTTGCCACTGCCTCCTACGGGATCACTCCGCAACTTCTCATTTGAAGAAGTATCGGCTGCAtgccatcatttttcttctgaTCGGTGCATTTCAGAAGGTCTCTCATCCTTTATTTACAAGGCTTCTTTTGGAGACGATTCTTCTAGCTTAAGAAAGTTTGAGGCCACTGTTTCGCGTCTTTATTCATCAAATCAG GGATTAAGGGAATTTGTCAATGAAGTCAACACGCTGGCCTCTTTAGAACATCCTAACCTCTGTAAACTACTGGGCTTCCATGCACGCGATGGCTCTGAACAGAGGATGTTGGTGTATGAAAGGCTATTTCATGGAAGCTTGGACAGGCTTCTATATTCGAGGTCTGAAGGACCCCTCATTGACTGGAATTCAAGAATGAAAATTGCATTATGTGCTGCCCAAGGTCTGGCTTTCTTACACGAAGAAGGACCTTTCCAG GCAATGTACAATGAATTTTCGACTGCCAACATACAGATTGACAAAGACTTCAGTGCAAAACTTTCTGGATATGGTTGTGTTGGACATATTCCCGATTCAGAGATATCCAACAATTCAGTG ATTGGTGCAAGTCTATCTGTGGAAACCTTGGAGAGAGGGTTGCTTACTCCTAAGAGCAATGTCTGgagttttggaattgttcttCTGGAACTACTTACCGGTAGGAGGAATCTCGATAACCGTCATCCTAAGGAAGAGCGGAACTTAGTTAAATGGAGCCGGCCTTTCCTCACTGATGATTGTCGACTATCCCTGATTATGGATCCCCAGCTAAAAGGACGCTTCCCATCTAAAGCATCAAGGATAGTGGCTGACATAGCACAAAGATGTCTTCTGAAGGAACCATCTGAAAGGCCCACGATGAGAACAATTGTTGAACGTCTTAGCAGCATACAAGACGTAAAGTACTCCTGTCGTTTTCCTTTGCAAGAACCTGCATCATTTTCTGGAAAACAGATTTCAAGGTCTCCGAGCCTTAATGGCATCATCACCCCAGCGCCCAGGTTGAGTTTCTCACCTTCACCTCCTTCAGGTGCACGGCTGTCTGTTTCTCCATCTTCATCTAGGCGAACCATGCCATTAACTCTTCCACCACGTGCTTGTTCCTCGCACTCACTTGAGGAGCTTGACAGACAGGGAAGCCGAAAATCATCGTCATCGGCCTTTCGGCGAACAGGGGTTGAAGGATTTTGA